From Aegilops tauschii subsp. strangulata cultivar AL8/78 chromosome 5, Aet v6.0, whole genome shotgun sequence:
GCTGTGATACCATTCAATCTAATTCTTGTTACTCCATGTTGTCACATGTGCTTTGAATGGCTTTTGGGTTCAACTTGTATGAAATCCAATTTCTTTATGCTTCTTGTGAGTGAATAATCAGAGTTTGTATGACTGCTATCTGAATGTTTGGATTTGGATAACCTGGAAGGAAAAGGCGCGTCAATCTAACAGAAGAACCGAAGAAGCATTTGAGACATTCCGTTCTCGCGATCTCAGTGTTTCAGGATGGGACAACAGAGCTCCCAGCAATGGAAAACAGTGACAGGCACTTCCATTCCAAAATTGTGCCAGAACATAACTAAACATACGTGCACCGCAGAAAAGGCCTATACAACATACAGAGATCTCTACCGTATATGGACGCCCATGCGGCATGTACATACACTGTCTACTTGTTCCTACCAGTCTATCCAGTGCCCAGGAGCTCACACAAATTTGCTGGGCAGGGTGAGCTAAACTCCCAACGGATTTTCCTTCTGAATGGCCCTTTGACTACTGATTACTCTCTCTTAACGACTCTGATGCCAACTTGTTGAAATCCTGGGGCTCGCTGCTGGCAAATGTCAACCAGACGGCAGTGCCCGTTAAGTAGAAGAAGATCGAAGGAGCAAAGAGCGACATCTGCACATATACAAAAGACGATAATGAGTTGTTAGAATGATACGTGATAGAAAATACAGGTCAAGGAGATGGATCAGATTTGTGGTGTTGGCAAGCATACACTCCAAGAATGAGTTGTGTCGACAAGATAGCCGACTAGCGCCACACCAACGATTCCAGGCACGGCCCCTACGGTGTTTGTGATTCCCTGGAATGCAAAGGCAGTGAGTCAACAAATACCAATAGAAGAAATCGCCTTTTTCTTTTGCCAACTCTGCTTCCCCTTTCCACCGTTTGAATTATACAGACTCGTTAGAGATTGGCACTGAAACTACCAAAAGTGAAAACTCTAGGATGCGTTTAGACAAGGGATATTCCTCTGGAAATGTTTAGCATTTATCAGCATCAGATAAATCTGAAGGGTTTTGATTCCGAATCCCTGTCCAGGGTTTGATATAGTAACACAATTACAACCAACTATCTGGTCCAAACAAAGGGGGAAAGAGAGCAAGgaattttgttttctttttaccATCCCATTTTTACAAGACAAACGCAGAAAAATCCTGAAGAGTTTTAATACCAAATATAAGTTGCATGCCTTACCAGGAGAATGCTTGCATATTCACGTGATATATCTTGATGGGTGCAATAAAGACCTGTTTGTAAGCAAAAACATTAAGATTTTGGACCTTGGAAACATGGCAGGAAAAAGAATGGATGCAAGCTTAGCACAATTACCTGATAATGCGAAGTTGGAGAGTGATATACCACCCGTAAGGAAAGCAACAACTACCCAGGGAGGGAGTCCAAGATCGACAGAGGAAAGCATCATAAAAGCTGCAGGTGACAGAAACGCAATTGCTTGACATATTTTCCGTACCTACAAAAGAAATTAATCAACTTAGACTCAACTTTTTCATTATCCTGTAAAAAGGCCTTATTTACACAAGAAAACTGGACATCTCATGGCAATTTGCAGTGATGATTTTTAAACATTCCAACCTTTACAAATGAACTCTAGGAGCATCCATATAGGAACCTAATAAAGGGGGCCAACTAAAATCAGAGCAAGCAGATTTTTATTTATTCCTTTTTCATCTTCAAGGCAATGATTTACCTTTGTGGTGTCAACTCCACTTGATATCAAGTTGTCTGCAAAAGGTGCTGCAATAGATGTAATAACCATCGAGCCCAAAGGAGGAAGAATTGACACCTACAACAAATACCAAATATGGGACTTCATAAGACATGAGACTGGAGCAGTAGTCGTAAATGAAAAACAAGGACACGACATGATCACATAGTAAGAACGAGGAGGGATATGAGGCTTTCACTACAAGGGTGTTCCTGTAATTATAAGAAATGAAAGCATGTACATACCCATGCAGCGTCTGTCAAGTTCAAGTTTAGCTCCTCACTGCATAAGAATTGAACAGGAATATATCACAAAAAAGCAAGGACGTTGTTACAAATATTTAACATAATGTGCTGAACAGCAGAAAGAAGATTGGATTCCTCCAAACATTTTGCTGGACTTCTAAAGCATCATTAAATTGACGTATCACAACAAATGCAACTATGATATGAAAGCAGCTATGCAATACAGCGACCCGTGAATCTAtaatgtccagtctcaacttgagCACAAGTTTCAGAAAATTTATGTGTAAAAATCTCCTGTTTTATTTGGTTCTATCTTTGTTGAAGTCAATCCACTTTCAGAAAACTGAACTGAACGAGTAGGAAAAGTGTGCACATGCAAGAAAGTTGTTCATATAGGGTGTTAACACACTGAAAAGTTAGTGAACGAAATCCTAGCAATTTGATCTCAATAGTAGCACCAAAATGTTGAATAGTAAAAGAAATAGGTGTGTCCAACTCACTAGGGACAGTTCATGAAAATAAGACAGTTGGTTAATCGAAAGGGGATACACTGAGTGAAAAATGACAACACAAATATGCAAAGTGCCAAACCTAAAGAATGTTGGAAGCCAAGACAAGCAAGTATAGTGGCCCCAGCTTCCACAAAAGTGAGTGTATATCATTGCCCACACTGCCTTGCTTTTAAAGAATTCCCCCCAGGGCACATCCTACAACACAAAGGATAAAACTTGCTATATCAGTAATGTTTGTGAATCAAGCACCTACACTATTTAATACATAATAATGCATCACTCCCACCAACAGGGTCACCTTATTTTATTGGGAGTTATAAATTACATCTACAGCTAAGTGAAATAGGTCACAGCACTCGTGCTGAACTGTTGCTTGATGGGGGAAAGCCCAACATGTACTATATACAACTTCCAAACAGGGAAAGGCTCAGTGGTATGCCTTTAATGTCATGCAAGTTAACAAAAGCATAGTTATGTGCTGTAGTTAGACCAAGATGGCCATGTGATACAGGTGAAAAATTCCTTATCTGGAAGGCACAGTTTTCGTTGGTTTGTTGGCTCATCGTTATTACAAAATGATGTCTTCCAAGTACAGTGAGCATCTTTCTGCAACCCCACTGAAGTCTATAGCAGCATTTATATTTGGCAGTCTCACCACACAGCAGCAACAGACTAGCAGAACAGTCTATTGGCTATTCTGGGCATATAGTAAACAAAACTAAGAATGGCATGTAAACAAAGAGATTAAAATAAATTTTCATTTGAGCAAATTAAATTGCAGAAGCTAGCACAAAATCTACACCAATGATAGTTTCGATTATATTGCACATACTAACTACTTGAGAGGATTCTCGAGTCTTCACACTTTTACAACAGCAAACAGTTCAGACAAATTCACAATTTGAAACACTCTAGCAACCAACATATTTCTTGCAAATGAACTGAAAAGTTTCTCAGATCATTTGATGTAGTTTGGTGTATCCCACGAACTAAAAAGGCTACCACATTAGTTGATGTATCTTGATTCTGGAActttttcatcgatctcacaacttTGTAACACTTTTAACTTGATTCATGTCTTCTATGTTCTAACAAAGAGGTTAAGTGACATGCCAATAGCTACTTTTCAACTGGTGGAAAAAACTCTGTAGTGAATCTGTCAGCTCTCAAACCTTTAGTGAGTCTGTCATCTCTTCAAGTGATGAGTCCGATGACTTTGAAGGCACAGATGATGAGATATGACCATTAGATCCAGCAGAAGTATTTTCAAGATCTGTAAAGTAGATGATATTTTCAGGTATTGTAGTTGAAATTTTGTACTTATTGCGCAGAAATAGTAAGATCGTAATGAACAAATATTTTTAGCAAACAGGTACAGCTAAGCTCATAGAATACTTAATACTAAACATATTGAATGCTATTTTGTAATAGTATCAATAAATCTAGTGCAAACCACACTCAAAACATAATCATGCAACCATATTGGTTAGTACATCAAATCAATTTGGAACTACCAAATTTGAGGTAGTCCTCAATGTATCTGCTGCACAACTGAAATTTCTCATATTTAAAACTGATTAGTGTTAGATTGAAAGGATGATTTTCTGACATAAATCCATGTCAGCATCACATTGATCTCCCTTTTCTCTCTTCCAGTTTAACAGCTGCTTAATAGACTACATGGGTGACGCTTTGCTTCTCTCTTTTTTGGGGGGAATTTTTCAAGTTACCTTGATGCTCAAACAGTCAGAAGCGCACATATAGGATTTGCCACGATACGTAAACTTGGGTCAGGCATGGCACTTATGTTAGATCAAACTTGACATAGAGGTTATGAAGACCAGATTGTACAATCATGATCACAAGATCAAACCAAACCAACAACCTGGCTATACAAGGTTGCCAAATATTCTACAGTTCATATACGATCACACAAACCAAGATGGTTTGGGTAATTGCATCAAGCTATGATTTTTCACTAGATATGTCATATCTGCTTATGAAAAAAAACACAATGATATCATTAAGGCCACAATATGATTCCTTCAGCTAAACTAGCATGCCACAATTCATTTTCTTCTATAAACACATACAAACGGAGTATATTGAAAAAGAGATATGATTAGAAGTAACATTCATTGCAAGTTTCAATGGACAGTTTCTATCATGGTTGTTAAGACTTGTAAAAATAGATGTGCACTTACTTAATATGTCTTCATTGTCACCTGGCTGTAGTTCTTGTACAGATTCAAATACTAGACACCTGTGgaaatgaaagaagatgaagctAAACCAGAAGAAATATTCAATTATGTGCTGCTAAGAATTTTTTTGCTTACCATATAATTCCAAGAAGACCAAATATGTAAAAGACAGATTCCCAGCCAAGGTTCTGAATGATGGGAGGGGCGAACAGAAGTCTGTAATATTATCATAGACCAGGAGTTAACTATCTCGTACCATTGTCAATTAAGTTATGTAACATAATGTCATACAGTCAAAATGCAATGCAATGTTGTTTTAGAACCAAGCAAAAAGTTACATCAGGTTACAAAGGTCTGATAATCTATCAGGATTTCTGTAAAGATGAAAGTTTCTGCTTAGACCCCAAAACTTTTACGTGCATCTGAATATATCTAGAAAATACTGCAAAACACTTACCCTAAGACACTTCCAAAGGCTAAACCACCAAAAACAACAGAAACCGCTCTTGATCTTTCTTGAAGAGGAATGGTCCTGCATGTGCAGCCATAGCAGTTAAACATGCAATAATAATGTATGAGAATGATGCTTCTCAAGTTTAATATGTTTATTCTATATTCTTCCAGAGAGCAGCAATAATTCTACTGCCCTCTATCATGTTCAATAGAATTAAGATCTCAGCAGGGAGATGAAGGTAGTTTTCTATTGGATTTCCTTTAAGCATAGAACAAGTAATACATAGTTCTTTTTTCTTTCATAAACGTGTCAACAGAGACGCTACATCATATCCACAGTTCCACACCAATGGCAACTGAACCATTGAGAAAGTTATGCAATATAATCGTCATAAAAAATCCAGAATAAGACGTACATCAATCTTTTGTGTATTTCAATAAAAGAACGTGAATAGCTGCCACCTGCGATTTAGCGCAGGTAGCTAAAAAAGAATCCATCTAAACATTAAATATCCACAAAAACAATGCCAATACACTAGTTAGCTAGCGAAGAGTGTGTAGTCACAAGATTCACCATCATCGATACAGGGTATTTCTAATAAATATCTCTACAACTACATGAGAACCCTGAAATTCCTCCTTAAAATTTTAGGAAGCAGCCTGAAATTCACATGAAGGAGATGTAAATGGTAGCCTGCGTCCGAGGAGAAGGTATTTTAGGCTTACCGTGCAATTAAATCTGTAGCTGCTGATGGTGAGACTCCTTCTCCAATGCCTACCTAGCATACCAACAAAGTTAAAATGAATAAATACAAGGATAATATTTAAATAGTAAATTATTACTAGGAACACTCCCCGTACGGACATTTAGATGTGATAAAGAAACTAGGTATTGTCATCGCATGGGAATGCTCCAAAAACCAAAGTTGACATGCAGGTATTGCAATAATGCATGGGGTGCTTCATATGGTAAGGTGGAGGGACACTTATTTGCACCAAAACACATTTTTATACATAAATATGATACACCTGCCACCTGGAAATGTGCATATGAAATAATATAGCAATCATCATCTTAACAAAATGTTTTTATAGGTAACCCAATCTATGCTAATTTATGCTAAGAATACACAGAAACGTTAACCCA
This genomic window contains:
- the LOC109752562 gene encoding probable anion transporter 5, chloroplastic, whose product is MAMAASSALQPERCLLPLAGPRRRHQALRMLPPRLLVLPHRRRGAVRRFSSRDGGGGPAGALEKRSVVPEVAAEKKGGGDAPAEEFEEEEVDGALELRWPPWEGLPERYRLIGATSLAFVICNMDKVNLSVAIIPMSHQYGWSSSTAGLVQSSFFWGYALSQLPGGWLAKLIGGRTVLKAGVLVWSLATAVIPVVAGFMPGLVLSRILVGIGEGVSPSAATDLIARTIPLQERSRAVSVVFGGLAFGSVLGLLFAPPIIQNLGWESVFYIFGLLGIIWCLVFESVQELQPGDNEDILNLENTSAGSNGHISSSVPSKSSDSSLEEMTDSLKDVPWGEFFKSKAVWAMIYTHFCGSWGHYTCLSWLPTFFSEELNLNLTDAAWVSILPPLGSMVITSIAAPFADNLISSGVDTTKVRKICQAIAFLSPAAFMMLSSVDLGLPPWVVVAFLTGGISLSNFALSGLYCTHQDISREYASILLGITNTVGAVPGIVGVALVGYLVDTTHSWSMSLFAPSIFFYLTGTAVWLTFASSEPQDFNKLASESLRESNQ